In a single window of the Longibacter salinarum genome:
- the cas2e gene encoding type I-E CRISPR-associated endoribonuclease Cas2e — protein sequence MTIAVTRNTPGRFRGFLCSCMLEIAPGVFAAPRMKTAVRERVWNVMVEWSELVPDDGGVVMFWRDAEAPSGMVVRLIGYPKKELLEHEGVWLTLTNLTAAHDIEELRTVSDTDEAPVNDTDPMLPHHLQNDDSSD from the coding sequence ATGACCATTGCCGTCACCCGAAATACGCCTGGCCGATTTCGCGGCTTTCTGTGTTCGTGCATGCTCGAAATTGCGCCCGGCGTGTTTGCCGCACCGCGTATGAAAACGGCGGTGCGTGAGCGAGTGTGGAACGTCATGGTCGAATGGTCTGAACTCGTCCCGGACGATGGAGGTGTGGTCATGTTCTGGCGTGATGCCGAGGCTCCGTCCGGAATGGTCGTGCGTCTGATCGGGTATCCGAAGAAAGAGTTGCTGGAGCACGAAGGGGTGTGGCTCACGCTCACCAATCTGACGGCTGCGCACGACATCGAGGAGCTTCGAACGGTGTCCGACACCGACGAGGCGCCCGTCAATGACACCGACCCGATGCTCCCGCACCACCTTCAGAACGACGATTCAAGCGACTGA